One part of the Mycobacteriales bacterium genome encodes these proteins:
- a CDS encoding putative dsRNA-binding protein, with amino-acid sequence VSEEGPDHAKSFTAMARVGGESFGSGAGRSKKEAEQKAAEAAWTTLQGRK; translated from the coding sequence GTGAGCGAGGAGGGCCCGGACCACGCCAAGTCGTTCACGGCGATGGCCCGGGTCGGCGGCGAGTCCTTCGGCAGCGGCGCCGGGCGCAGCAAGAAGGAAGCCGAGCAGAAGGCGGCCGAAGCCGCCTGGACCACCCTCCAGGGCCGTAAATAG
- a CDS encoding SRPBCC family protein, with protein MEYEQSRRMPAAADVVFDIMSDVDTMQRWLPTTMEVADAGPDRVHVEGEAGGHHYATDGLFRAEKQQLRMEWGSEGPDYAGWAQVYHEGDDASEVNLHLSFFGDQPESHRGAAADRMREGMQEALERLEEEVRHRSNA; from the coding sequence ATGGAGTACGAGCAGAGCCGCCGCATGCCGGCCGCCGCCGACGTCGTGTTCGACATCATGTCCGACGTCGACACCATGCAGCGCTGGCTGCCGACGACGATGGAGGTCGCCGACGCCGGGCCGGACCGGGTGCACGTCGAGGGTGAGGCCGGCGGCCACCACTACGCCACCGACGGGCTGTTCCGGGCGGAGAAGCAGCAGCTGCGGATGGAGTGGGGCAGCGAAGGGCCCGACTACGCCGGCTGGGCGCAGGTCTACCACGAGGGCGACGACGCGTCCGAGGTGAACCTGCACCTGTCGTTCTTCGGCGACCAGCCGGAATCGCACCGCGGTGCCGCCGCCGACCGCATGCGCGAGGGCATGCAGGAGGCGCTGGAGCGCCTGGAGGAGGAAGTGCGCCACCGCTCCAACGCCTGA
- the mutM gene encoding bifunctional DNA-formamidopyrimidine glycosylase/DNA-(apurinic or apyrimidinic site) lyase encodes MPELPEVEVVRTGLERWVVGRTVAKAELLHPRATRRHVAGPDDVVARLTGRTLTAARRRGKYLWLPLSGTDEALLGHLGMSGQLLVEPPETPDGPHLRARLAFTDGGRELRYVDQRTFGGLSVEPTVDGVPAVIAHIGRDPMDPAFDLAAFTAALRRRRTGIKRALLDQSLVSGIGNIYADEALWRARVHYARPTETLTRPAVAAVVQGAQDVMSAALDAGGTSFDSLYVNVNGESGYFDRSLDVYGRRDEPCRRCGTPIRREPFMNRSSYFCPRCQPRPRRGRW; translated from the coding sequence GTGCCCGAGCTGCCCGAGGTCGAGGTCGTCCGCACCGGCCTGGAGCGCTGGGTCGTCGGCCGGACGGTCGCGAAGGCCGAGCTGCTGCACCCGCGGGCGACCCGCCGGCACGTCGCCGGCCCGGACGACGTCGTCGCCCGGCTCACCGGCCGGACGCTGACCGCCGCCCGGCGGCGCGGGAAGTACCTGTGGCTGCCGCTGTCCGGCACCGACGAGGCGCTGCTCGGCCACCTCGGGATGAGCGGCCAGCTGCTGGTCGAGCCGCCGGAGACGCCGGACGGCCCGCACCTGCGGGCCCGGCTCGCGTTCACCGACGGCGGCCGGGAGCTGCGCTACGTCGACCAGCGCACGTTCGGCGGGCTGTCGGTGGAGCCGACCGTCGACGGGGTGCCGGCGGTGATCGCGCACATCGGACGCGACCCGATGGACCCGGCCTTCGACCTGGCCGCGTTCACCGCGGCGCTGCGGCGGCGGCGGACCGGGATCAAGCGGGCCCTGCTGGACCAGTCGCTCGTCTCGGGCATCGGCAACATCTACGCCGACGAGGCGCTCTGGCGGGCGAGGGTGCACTACGCCCGGCCGACCGAGACGCTGACCCGCCCGGCCGTGGCCGCCGTGGTCCAGGGGGCGCAGGACGTGATGTCCGCCGCACTGGACGCCGGCGGCACCTCGTTCGACTCGCTCTACGTGAACGTCAACGGGGAGAGCGGCTACTTCGACCGCTCACTGGACGTGTACGGCCGCCGGGACGAACCCTGCCGGCGCTGCGGCACGCCGATCCGCCGGGAGCCGTTCATGAACCGCTCGTCCTACTTCTGCCCGCGCTGCCAGCCGCGGCCGCGCCGCGGCCGGTGGTGA
- a CDS encoding acylphosphatase encodes MPGPDVRLTAWVHGRVQGVGFRWWVRARALELGLVGWAANLEDGRVEVVAEGPRPSVQALLDALNGPGSPGRVRTVVERWADSRGGITGFAER; translated from the coding sequence GTGCCCGGGCCGGACGTACGGCTGACGGCCTGGGTGCACGGGCGCGTGCAGGGAGTCGGTTTCCGCTGGTGGGTGCGGGCCCGGGCGCTGGAGCTCGGCCTGGTCGGCTGGGCCGCCAACCTGGAGGACGGCCGGGTCGAGGTCGTCGCGGAGGGGCCGCGCCCGTCCGTACAGGCCCTGCTCGACGCCCTGAACGGACCAGGCAGCCCCGGACGCGTACGGACGGTAGTCGAACGCTGGGCCGATTCGCGCGGAGGGATCACCGGGTTCGCAGAGCGTTAA